From Vicia villosa cultivar HV-30 ecotype Madison, WI unplaced genomic scaffold, Vvil1.0 ctg.001182F_1_1, whole genome shotgun sequence, the proteins below share one genomic window:
- the LOC131633850 gene encoding replication protein A 70 kDa DNA-binding subunit C-like, whose protein sequence is MSRKFSPIKDVNDSKETWRLAVRVVDFWSVINSKGKEHLEMVIMDVSGDRIQVLIRSNHTPKWKARIRENMSCIINNGTVYENDFQWKLCDHDKKFVFIGGTTVKEVDIQNLPPKRFFFKDFTDILGGNCEMNRLEDIIGVVQEINNFQYNNSGKKSFVSLSLKDLKGVIVNCTLWESYGTKFLDFYHDEKNSGAIVIILTHAMIKESQVSNGWSGSKLLINEDIPEITEYLSKLPSNEQTEKPSQSSKGMSLWSGASQFTPVESFVHKAKCISLSELCKVKQDMLCVTVGTTQRFFVSKHGWFYYGCTKCSLKASDVNNPYKCSCGQNVEHAIPRYRVDIYVVDGDSKFRFVFWDTDCADIIGKSADSIYKAMLEEGDDDPMIYPDELDMLLGKKMAFRAKVQPTFGQASVWKLSYDEEFVKEIEKDYITDEGDSKSLNQNPVVDRVDESIESLSAYGENDPDKIVTNTPSKGSPVNLDAVDSELQAYATTQLSGTKPAKKVKIESDA, encoded by the exons ATGAGCCGAAAGTTTTCCCCCATTAAGGATGTCAACGATTCAAAAGAAACATGGAGATTGGCCGTTCGAGTTGTTGATTTTTGGAGTGTTATCAACAGCAAGGGTAAGGAGCATCTGGAGATGGTTATAATGGACGTATCG GGTGATAGGATACAAGTTTTGATTCGTTCTAACCACACACCAAAATGGAAAGCACGAATACGCGAAAACATGTCTTGCATAATCAACAATGGAACTGTTTATGAAAACGATTTTCAGTGGAAGCTTTGTGATCACGACAAGAAGTTTGTGTTTATTGGTGGTACAACTGTCAAGGAAGTTGATATTCAGAACCTTCCTCCcaaaagattttttttcaaaGACTTTACTGATATTCTTGGAGGAAATTGTGAGATGAACCGACTTGAAG ATATCATTGGTGTGGTTCAGGAAATCAACAATTTTCAATACAACAATTCTGGAAAAAAGTCATTTGTTTCACTGAGTCttaaagacttgaa AGGAGTCATTGTTAACTGCACATTATGGGAGAGCTACGGAACAAAATTTTTGGACTTCTACCACGACGAAAAAAACAGTGGTGCTATTGTAATAATACTAACTCATGCAATGATAAAGGAATCACAAG TCTCAAATGGATGGAGTGGATCTAAGTTGCTTATTAACGAAGACATTCCAGAGATAACTGAGTATTTATCAAA GTTACCGTCAAATGAGCAGACTGAAAAGCCTTCGCAGTCCTCGAAGGGAATGTCTCTTTGGTCTGGTGCCTCTCAATTCACCCCAGTCGAAAGTTTCGTTCATAAGGCCAAGTGTATATCTCTCAGTGAACTTTGCAAGGTGAAACAG GACATGTTATGCGTTACTGTTGGAACAACTCAAAGGTTTTTTGTCTCAAAACACGGTTGGTTTTATTATGGGTGTACTAAATGTTCTTTAAAGGCATCTGATGTGAACAATCCATACAAATGTTCATGTGGACAGAATGTAGAACATGCCATACCAAG GTATCGAGTTGACATATATGTAGTTGATGGTGATTCCAAATTTCGCTTTGTGTTTTGGGACACTGACTGTGCCGACATTATTGGAAAGTCTGCTGATAGTATTTATAAAGCAATGCTTGAG GAAGGTGACGACGACCCAATGATATATCCAGATGAACTTGACATGCTACTTGGTAAAAAGATGGCGTTTAGGGCTAAAGTTCAGCCAACATTTGGCCAAGCATCTGTTTGGAAACTTTCTTATGATGAAGAGTTTGTAAAGGAAATTGAGAAAGATTATATTACTGATGAA GGAGATAGCAAATCTTTAAACCAAAACCCAGTTGTTGATCGTGTCGATGAATCCATT GAGTCGTTGTCAGCATATGGAGAAAATGATCCTGATAAAATTGTGACCAATACTCCATCCAAAGGAAGTCCTGTTAATCTTGATGCTGTAGATTCTGAATTACAAGCGTATGCTACTACCCAGCTCTCAGGAACCAAGCCTGCAAAGAAAGTTAAGATTGAATCTGATGCATGA